The nucleotide window TCAGGGCGTCGAGCGCGGCGCGCGTCGTGCGCCCGGTGTAGACCACGTCGTCGACAAGCACGAGGCGGCGCTCGTCCACGTCGAAGGGGATGTCGGTCGGGTGGACGACGGGCTGGCGGAGGCGCTTGCGGAAGTCGTCGCGGTACATCGTCGCGTCGAGGATCCCGAAGGGCAGGTCGAGCCCTTCGACGGCGGCGATTTTGTCGCGGAGCCGCCGGGCGAGGTGGACCCCCCGCGTCTGCATCCCGACGAGCGCGAGCCGGTCGGCCGGCTCCGCGTCGTCGTCGAGGTGCTCGACGATCTGGCGGGCGAGCCGGTTGAGCGTCCGGTCGAGGTCGGCCCCGTCCATGAGTTGGGCCTTGACGGTATCGTCGGGGGAGAGCAGCATCGGCGGAGCGGCAGCGTGCCGGAAGGTACGGAGCCGCTCCGTCGCCCGGCGACCGCCGAGCGGTGAACTTCCGGCGCTTCGTCTCGCACTGCCCGCGACGGGCGTGCTCCTGCCGTTTCTACTCGTCATCCCGAGCGGAGAGCAGCGCGAACGTGGTCGAATAAACCCGAAGGCTCGGCGCAGCCCATCTCCTCAGGCGAGGTCGCCGGAATCGGCGCGACCTCGCGTGTTGGTTCGTACCGTTGCCTCTGCAGAGGTTCCTCGGCGGCGCTCGGGACGACAGGGGGAACGGCTCAGCTAATCCGCCACGGCACGGCCAGCATCACCGCCCAGCAGACGAACGCGCAGGCGTAGAACGCCCCGGCGATGAGCGGCGTGTAGTCGAGCCACCCGAGCATCGTCAGCATGTTGCCCCAGTCGTGGCTCTCCGGGCCGAGGTTGCCGATCAGCGGGAGCGACCGCGCCTGCGCGTCGGCGGCGTAGATGCTCACGTCGACGAACCCCTGTCCGAGCCAAAGGAGCGCGAGCTGGGTGCCGAGCTTGTTGTTCCAGTAGACGCCCTGGAAGACGAGCAGCGCCGGGAGACCGAGCTGGAGGATCGTCCCGCCCGCGATCATCAGGAACCGCCCGAAGAAGCGGAAGAAGAAGTGCCCCGCCTCGTGGACGATCAGCGAGGCCGCGTCGACGAGGAGCCACAGCGCCTCGCCGAGCCAGAAGCCCCCGCCTTCGAGCGCGAAGACGACGCAGACCGGCAGCAGCGCCAGGGACGTCCCCCACGTCTGGAGCCAGAGCCGGTGCCGAGCGTCGAGCGCAATCATACCCCGCGTATCGGCGTTGACCGCCCGACGCCAAAGCCCGTCGCGTATCATCCGTGCGCGGGATGCTGGTCCTCGATCCGGGCGACCACATAGGAGGCGACCACACAGGGTCGCCCCTACGGGTACCTAGCTCCACTATCTGCCCACTGCCCTCCGCTCCCTGCTCTCCGAACGCTGTGTCCGACACCTCCCTCCGCTACCTCGACCCCGAGACGATCTCGCAGCTCGACACGATGGAGCTGCGCGCGCGGCTCATCGTCGAGGGCTTCATCACCGGCCTCCACAAGAGCCCCTACCACGGCTTCTCGGTCGAGTTCGCCGAGCACCGGCCCTACAACCCAGGCGACGAACTACGGCACGTCGACTGGAAGGTGTTCGCCAAGACCGACCGCTACTACGTCAAGCAGTACGAGGAGGAGACCAACCTCCGGCACTACGTCGTCCTCGACACGAGCCCCTCGATGCGCTACCAGGGCGAGGCGGCGCTCTCGAAGCTGGAGTACGGGGCCTACCTCGCCGCCG belongs to Bacteroidota bacterium and includes:
- the pyrR gene encoding bifunctional pyr operon transcriptional regulator/uracil phosphoribosyltransferase PyrR — translated: MLLSPDDTVKAQLMDGADLDRTLNRLARQIVEHLDDDAEPADRLALVGMQTRGVHLARRLRDKIAAVEGLDLPFGILDATMYRDDFRKRLRQPVVHPTDIPFDVDERRLVLVDDVVYTGRTTRAALDALMDLGRPASVRLLALVDRGLRELPVRPDFVGRTVPTTPGEEVRVRLAEADAADGVWLVERATNTE